The stretch of DNA TTGCTAAGATATTCTGCCCGACGGTTACGATATTTCAGATAGTAGGCATGTTCCCAGACATCATTGCCCATGATCGGGTAAATGCTTTCCATCAGGGGAGTATCTTGATTTGGTGTAGTGGTGATCTGGAGTTGTCCTTGAGTGTTGCGAACAAGCCAAACCCAGCCGCTGCCAAAGCGATCGCCACCTGCTGTATTAAATTGCTGCTTAAAGTTCTCGAAGCTACCAAAGGTTTTGGTGATTTCCTGGGCCAAGGCTCCGGTGGGTTCTCCCCCGCCATCAGGACTCATAATCTGCCAAAACATTGTGTGGTTGAGGTGCCCACCGCCATTGTTACGAACTTTAGTCCGGATCTCTTCTGGGATGCTGTTGAGGTCTCGCACCAAAGCTTCTACCCCTTGGTTTTGCAAGTTGGGATATTTCTGCAAAGCTTCATTCAAATTTTTGACATAGGCAGCGTGATGATTATCATGGTGCAATCTCATGGTTTCAGCATCAATATGGGGCTCTAGGGCCGCGTAGTCGTAGGGGAGAGGTGGCAGTTGTAGAGAGGTGGCTGCTGCTGAGGGGCTGCCTGTGGGGGCGCTGGCGATGGGGGGACTAGCAGTTTCTCCAACTTGGGAAGTCTCCACTCTCGCGGCAGGTTGGCAAGCAATGGCTAGAGCAACGAATACCAATCCTAAAAGGATGAAGCGTAGTTTTTGGAGCAATTTTTGCATTGGTTTATCCCCTCTAAGTTTTGACTAAAATGATTAATGATGGCGTGACTAATGATCAGCGGGTGATGCGGAGGATTTTGTCTCCCTCTGGCGGACAACTGCCTCGACCATCGCAGTTACTGGTCGTCACATACAATTCACCATCAGGCCCCATGACGGCATCCCGCAGTCGTCCTTGCTGACCTTGCAAGTAGACT from Trichocoleus desertorum ATA4-8-CV12 encodes:
- a CDS encoding superoxide dismutase; the protein is MQKLLQKLRFILLGLVFVALAIACQPAARVETSQVGETASPPIASAPTGSPSAAATSLQLPPLPYDYAALEPHIDAETMRLHHDNHHAAYVKNLNEALQKYPNLQNQGVEALVRDLNSIPEEIRTKVRNNGGGHLNHTMFWQIMSPDGGGEPTGALAQEITKTFGSFENFKQQFNTAGGDRFGSGWVWLVRNTQGQLQITTTPNQDTPLMESIYPIMGNDVWEHAYYLKYRNRRAEYLSNWWNVVNWTEVNQRFSQARAMQNPQPDLT